From Bacillus basilensis, a single genomic window includes:
- a CDS encoding ABC transporter ATP-binding protein has product MERDETIWFHPFLFTIKNGGNVMKEYKRILLPLQKEKILVIAAVCSGLFAAILNLSRPLFMGLIVDNLIQREVKEAYLYITLFAVSRLLMWVNNLSFDYVSSKASQRILREKRIDVLRHFFLLPFEESEKIKQGELETLVVSDIPNWVRLYGSILIEYIHAIAQFIGAIIALQHIDTQFIWWITPFLFLSAVVPMIMGKKVRNIASIAQKNQSSVVEMVSQFVKGAQDLRSLQKEKWAIGLFKGVTAQSYKTEVKKTMMQHCIGVVGTVIETGAYIVVLIIGAQKIMQGEMEVGSLVAVLATIEMLFFPVRYVGDLLMMTQVAAASASRVFSFLDKRVANSNVERAMGMTITNVSFQENDEEKCRIHNIDLQINPGELIMIVGESGAGKTTLLKLMTGLYKPSNGSIVYYGNEARLTTVWQEPRFFRKTVKENMYFGEVGLENELEKNAELVNVTPIISELPEGIQTVLHKSGEEFSGGERKRLALLRAIVSNPNLIILDEPTAGLDPSNQEVVWNMIEGLGRGGTRIVATHDVEKVILADRVVIMREGSIVACGSPEKLINSHSFLKGCK; this is encoded by the coding sequence ATGGAAAGGGATGAAACCATTTGGTTTCATCCCTTTCTTTTTACTATAAAAAACGGAGGAAATGTCATGAAAGAATATAAAAGAATATTGTTACCGTTACAGAAAGAAAAAATATTAGTAATAGCAGCTGTATGCAGTGGGCTTTTTGCAGCTATTTTAAATTTATCCCGTCCACTATTCATGGGGCTAATTGTAGATAACCTTATTCAACGAGAGGTAAAGGAGGCGTACCTTTACATTACTTTGTTTGCAGTTAGTCGCTTGTTGATGTGGGTGAACAATCTTTCATTTGATTATGTAAGCTCCAAAGCGAGTCAGCGAATATTACGAGAGAAGCGTATAGATGTATTGCGTCATTTTTTCTTATTACCATTTGAAGAGAGTGAGAAAATCAAACAAGGAGAGTTGGAAACTTTAGTCGTATCTGATATTCCGAACTGGGTCAGGTTATATGGTTCTATATTAATAGAATATATACATGCCATTGCGCAATTTATCGGTGCGATCATAGCGCTGCAACATATAGATACACAGTTCATCTGGTGGATAACTCCGTTTTTATTTCTAAGTGCAGTTGTTCCAATGATTATGGGCAAAAAGGTAAGAAATATCGCAAGTATTGCTCAAAAAAATCAATCAAGTGTTGTAGAGATGGTTTCACAGTTTGTAAAAGGTGCACAAGATTTACGTAGTTTGCAAAAAGAAAAATGGGCTATTGGCTTATTTAAAGGAGTAACGGCACAATCTTATAAAACAGAAGTAAAGAAGACGATGATGCAACACTGTATTGGAGTAGTTGGAACAGTGATTGAAACAGGAGCATATATCGTTGTTCTTATTATAGGTGCGCAAAAAATAATGCAGGGCGAAATGGAGGTTGGTTCACTTGTTGCAGTTTTAGCGACAATAGAGATGCTTTTTTTCCCTGTCCGTTATGTGGGAGATTTATTAATGATGACACAAGTTGCAGCTGCTTCGGCAAGTAGAGTTTTTTCCTTTTTAGATAAACGAGTGGCAAATAGTAATGTAGAAAGAGCGATGGGGATGACAATAACAAATGTTTCATTTCAGGAAAATGATGAAGAGAAATGCAGAATTCATAATATTGATTTGCAAATTAACCCTGGTGAACTCATTATGATCGTAGGGGAAAGTGGTGCAGGAAAAACAACGCTTTTAAAATTAATGACAGGCTTGTATAAACCATCTAACGGTAGCATTGTTTATTATGGTAATGAGGCTCGATTGACTACAGTGTGGCAAGAACCTCGATTCTTTCGGAAGACAGTAAAAGAGAATATGTATTTCGGGGAAGTGGGCTTAGAAAACGAGTTAGAAAAAAATGCTGAACTTGTAAATGTAACGCCGATTATTAGTGAATTGCCTGAAGGGATTCAAACTGTACTACATAAAAGCGGTGAAGAGTTTTCGGGAGGGGAAAGAAAACGTCTTGCATTATTGCGAGCAATTGTTTCAAATCCGAATCTTATTATTTTAGATGAACCAACTGCGGGATTAGATCCGAGCAATCAAGAAGTTGTTTGGAATATGATAGAAGGGCTAGGAAGAGGGGGAACGAGAATTGTAGCAACACATGATGTAGAGAAAGTGATACTAGCAGATCGTGTTGTTATCATGAGAGAAGGAAGTATTGTTGCATGTGGAAGTCCTGAAAAATTAATAAATAGTCATTCATTTTTAAAAGGGTGTAAATAA
- a CDS encoding redoxin domain-containing protein: MWRKLTIIVVLLCLAGYAAYEQFGKSDQAAQGEQEKSEAAMKEMIASNGIEIGKSAPDFELTKLDGTNVKLSDLKGKKVILNFWATWCGPCQQEMPDMEAFYKEHKENVEILAINYTPSEKGGGIEKVSNFAKEKGITFPILLDKNIDVTTAYKVITIPTSYFVDTKGVIQDKFIGPMTQKEMEKRITKLK; encoded by the coding sequence ATGTGGCGGAAGCTTACGATTATTGTAGTGTTACTTTGTTTAGCGGGATATGCAGCTTATGAACAGTTTGGTAAAAGCGATCAGGCGGCCCAAGGAGAGCAAGAAAAAAGTGAAGCTGCTATGAAAGAAATGATTGCAAGTAACGGTATTGAAATAGGAAAGAGTGCGCCAGACTTTGAATTAACGAAGTTAGATGGAACGAATGTAAAGTTATCAGATTTAAAAGGAAAGAAAGTGATTTTAAATTTTTGGGCAACGTGGTGTGGGCCTTGCCAGCAAGAAATGCCGGATATGGAGGCTTTTTATAAAGAACATAAAGAAAATGTAGAAATTTTAGCAATAAATTATACGCCTTCAGAAAAAGGCGGAGGGATCGAAAAGGTAAGTAATTTTGCAAAGGAAAAAGGAATTACTTTTCCTATTTTATTGGACAAAAATATTGATGTAACAACAGCGTATAAAGTAATTACGATCCCAACTTCGTATTTTGTAGATACAAAAGGTGTCATTCAAGATAAGTTTATTGGACCGATGACGCAAAAAGAGATGGAGAAACGGATTACTAAATTAAAATAA
- the acnA gene encoding aconitate hydratase AcnA, translating to MVKHNPFQSRATFEVDGKTYHYYDLKALENAGVGNVSQLPYSVKVLLESVLRQVDGRVITEEHVTNLAKWGTKDVQDIDVPFKPSRVILQDFTGVPAVVDLASLRKAMADMGGDPDKINPEITVDLVIDHSVQVDRAGTADALAFNMDLEFKRNEERYKFLSWAQKSFDNYRAVPPATGIVHQVNLEYLAPVVHAVKNAEGDLVAYPDSLVGTDSHTTMINGIGVLGWGVGGIEAEAGMLGQPSYFPVPEVIGVKLTGTLPSGTTATDVALKVTQVLRQKGVVGKFVEFFGNGLKSMPLADRATISNMAPEYGATCGFFPIDDISLEYLRLTGRDEEQIRVVEEYCKANGLFYTADSKDPIYTDLVEIDLNTIESNLSGPKRPQDLIPLSDMKDAFHKAVVAPVGTQGLGFNEQEFDKEVKVTLEDKEVTMKTGAIAIAAITSCTNTSNPYVLIGAGLVAKKAIEKGLVVPEYVKTSLAPGSKVVTEYLDKSGLTTYLDQLGFQTVGYGCTTCIGNSGPLADELEEAIAANDLLVTSVLSGNRNFEGRIHPLVKANYLASPPLVVAYALAGTVDIDLKNDEIGKDANGNAVYFNDIWPSAKEIEDVVQNVVTSELFKKEYAQVFNSNERWNEIQTSNEALYTWDNDSTYIQNPPFFEGLSKEPGEVETLSGLRVVGKFGDSVTTDHISPAGSIGKHTPAGRYLLENGVQPVDFNSYGSRRGNHEVMMRGTFANIRIKNQIAPGTEGGYTTYWPTGEVTSIYDAAMKYKEDGTGLLVVAGKDYGMGSSRDWAAKGTNLLGIKAVIAESFERIHRSNLVLMGVLPLQFKDGESAETLGLVGNESFEIQIDKTVRPRDLVKVVATDLDGNEKQFEVVARFDSEVEIDYYRHGGILQMVLREKIEESKVSN from the coding sequence ATGGTCAAACATAATCCATTTCAATCACGTGCAACTTTTGAAGTAGATGGAAAAACGTATCATTATTATGATTTGAAAGCGCTTGAAAATGCAGGGGTTGGCAACGTATCTCAATTACCATATTCCGTGAAAGTTTTACTTGAATCAGTACTTCGTCAAGTAGACGGACGTGTAATCACAGAAGAGCATGTTACAAATTTAGCAAAATGGGGAACGAAAGATGTGCAAGATATCGATGTTCCATTTAAACCATCTCGTGTAATTTTACAAGATTTCACTGGTGTTCCAGCTGTTGTAGATTTGGCTTCGCTTCGTAAAGCAATGGCAGACATGGGTGGGGATCCTGATAAAATTAATCCTGAAATTACTGTAGACCTTGTAATCGATCACTCGGTACAGGTTGATAGAGCGGGTACAGCAGACGCGCTTGCATTCAACATGGACTTAGAGTTTAAACGTAATGAAGAACGTTATAAATTTTTAAGCTGGGCACAAAAATCATTCGATAACTATCGTGCGGTTCCACCAGCAACAGGTATTGTACACCAAGTAAACCTTGAATATTTAGCACCAGTTGTTCATGCTGTGAAAAATGCTGAAGGTGACTTAGTTGCATACCCGGATTCATTAGTTGGAACAGACTCACATACAACAATGATTAACGGTATCGGTGTTCTTGGATGGGGCGTTGGTGGTATTGAAGCAGAAGCAGGAATGCTTGGACAGCCTTCATACTTCCCAGTACCTGAAGTAATCGGTGTGAAATTAACTGGTACACTTCCAAGTGGCACTACAGCAACTGACGTTGCATTAAAAGTAACACAAGTATTACGTCAAAAAGGTGTAGTTGGTAAATTCGTTGAGTTCTTCGGTAATGGACTAAAGAGCATGCCTTTAGCTGACCGTGCAACAATTTCAAACATGGCACCAGAATACGGCGCAACTTGTGGATTCTTCCCAATCGATGATATTTCATTAGAATACTTACGTTTAACAGGTAGAGATGAAGAGCAAATTCGCGTTGTTGAAGAATACTGTAAAGCAAATGGCTTATTCTATACAGCAGACAGCAAAGATCCAATCTACACGGATCTTGTTGAAATTGATTTAAATACAATCGAATCTAACCTTTCTGGACCGAAACGCCCACAAGATTTAATTCCACTTTCAGATATGAAAGATGCGTTCCACAAAGCTGTTGTAGCACCAGTTGGAACACAAGGACTTGGATTTAATGAGCAAGAGTTCGATAAAGAAGTGAAGGTTACATTAGAAGATAAAGAAGTAACGATGAAAACAGGTGCAATTGCAATCGCTGCAATTACAAGCTGTACAAATACATCAAACCCATACGTATTAATTGGGGCAGGTTTAGTTGCGAAGAAAGCAATTGAAAAAGGACTTGTAGTACCTGAGTACGTAAAAACGTCATTAGCGCCAGGATCTAAAGTTGTTACAGAGTACTTAGATAAATCAGGTTTAACAACATATTTAGATCAACTAGGTTTCCAAACAGTTGGTTACGGCTGTACGACTTGTATCGGTAACTCTGGTCCATTAGCAGACGAACTAGAAGAAGCAATCGCAGCAAACGACTTACTAGTAACATCTGTTTTATCTGGTAACCGTAACTTTGAAGGTCGTATTCACCCACTTGTAAAAGCGAACTATTTAGCATCACCACCACTTGTTGTGGCATATGCACTTGCAGGTACTGTTGATATTGACCTGAAAAATGATGAAATTGGTAAAGATGCAAATGGCAATGCTGTTTACTTCAATGATATTTGGCCATCAGCTAAAGAAATTGAAGATGTAGTTCAAAACGTTGTTACATCTGAACTGTTCAAGAAAGAATATGCACAAGTATTTAACAGCAATGAGCGTTGGAATGAAATTCAAACTTCAAACGAAGCTTTATATACTTGGGATAATGATTCAACATACATTCAAAATCCACCGTTCTTTGAAGGATTATCTAAAGAGCCAGGTGAAGTTGAAACATTATCAGGCTTACGCGTAGTTGGTAAATTTGGTGATTCTGTAACGACAGACCATATTTCACCAGCAGGTTCAATCGGTAAGCACACACCAGCTGGGCGCTACTTATTAGAGAACGGCGTACAACCAGTTGACTTCAACTCTTACGGTTCTCGTCGTGGTAACCATGAAGTTATGATGCGTGGTACATTCGCGAACATCCGTATTAAAAACCAAATCGCACCAGGAACAGAAGGCGGATATACAACATATTGGCCAACTGGTGAAGTAACATCAATCTATGATGCTGCTATGAAATATAAAGAAGATGGCACAGGCCTTCTAGTTGTTGCAGGTAAAGATTACGGTATGGGAAGTTCTCGTGACTGGGCTGCGAAAGGTACAAACTTATTAGGTATTAAAGCAGTAATTGCAGAAAGCTTCGAGCGTATCCACCGTAGTAACTTAGTATTAATGGGCGTATTACCACTACAATTTAAAGATGGCGAAAGCGCTGAAACATTAGGTCTTGTTGGTAACGAGTCATTTGAAATTCAAATCGACAAAACAGTTAGACCACGTGATCTAGTAAAAGTAGTTGCAACCGATTTAGATGGCAACGAAAAACAATTTGAAGTAGTAGCTCGTTTCGATAGTGAAGTTGAAATTGACTACTACCGTCACGGTGGTATTCTGCAAATGGTTCTTCGTGAGAAAATCGAAGAGTCTAAAGTGTCGAACTAA
- a CDS encoding small acid-soluble spore protein P, translated as MGKNNREAKEKKGQPEPLSGSHKVKNRNHSRQKNHAHHDM; from the coding sequence ATGGGAAAAAACAATCGTGAAGCGAAAGAAAAAAAAGGACAACCTGAACCATTAAGCGGATCTCATAAAGTAAAAAACCGTAACCATTCACGCCAAAAAAATCATGCACATCATGATATGTAA
- a CDS encoding Hsp20/alpha crystallin family protein produces MGKKKKDCLFHVDGFEEWMDQFCSDSCSNFSFPNQIHIDLCETEQEYILETDVPNVTEQNVVIKKMETGLNICILHKNISLQRNIPLPANIIYKKMLACLENGFLAIHISKNEVANKHEEKVLFQIEN; encoded by the coding sequence ATGGGCAAGAAAAAGAAGGATTGTCTTTTTCATGTTGATGGTTTCGAAGAATGGATGGATCAATTTTGTTCTGATTCTTGTAGTAACTTTAGTTTCCCAAATCAAATTCATATTGATCTTTGTGAAACTGAACAAGAATACATTTTGGAAACAGATGTACCAAATGTAACTGAACAAAATGTAGTTATTAAAAAGATGGAGACAGGCCTAAACATTTGCATACTTCATAAAAATATTTCTTTGCAGCGGAACATTCCTTTACCCGCTAATATTATTTATAAGAAGATGCTAGCCTGCTTAGAGAATGGATTTTTAGCCATTCATATTTCCAAAAACGAAGTAGCTAATAAACATGAAGAGAAAGTTCTTTTTCAAATTGAGAATTAA
- a CDS encoding RNA-guided endonuclease TnpB family protein, with protein sequence MARKKAVKVLRKQKKRETMQRFTQKQNIGRACLTAKEFRLLQRMSHSSKALRNVGLYTMKQSYLNHNRMATIKEVDTAMQADMNYWGVQSNSVQAIRRAVFTEVKSFFKALEQWKKNPEKFTGHPKFPNYSRSTDKRIIEIYQVPKVDDNGYWMIPMNVAFRKKFASIRIRMPKNLRNKQISYIEIVPKQKGRFFEVHYTYEMHVSQMKKQSTTTSNALSCDLGVDRLVSCVTNTGDAFLIDGKKLKSINQYFNKMIRNLQLKNVENGLSKRIVTNKMAAFWHKRERQINGYLSQTVGLLFKKLKELDIDTIVVGYNAGWKQKSDMGKKNNQKFVQIPFHKLIAAIENKCVKEGIRFLKQEESYTSKASFLDKDPVPVWSKDDRRQYLFSGKRITRGLYQSKAGKCIHADINGALNTLQKSKVVEWDENLKVKTPILLEVQKCKAVASCIA encoded by the coding sequence ATGGCTAGAAAGAAAGCGGTGAAAGTATTACGGAAACAAAAGAAAAGAGAAACCATGCAACGCTTCACTCAGAAACAGAATATCGGGCGAGCTTGTCTTACTGCCAAAGAATTTCGTTTACTGCAACGCATGTCACATAGTTCAAAAGCATTGCGAAATGTTGGATTGTATACCATGAAACAAAGTTATTTGAATCACAACAGGATGGCTACTATAAAAGAAGTAGACACAGCCATGCAAGCCGATATGAACTACTGGGGCGTTCAATCAAACTCTGTTCAAGCGATTCGTAGAGCCGTATTTACAGAAGTGAAGAGCTTTTTTAAAGCGTTGGAACAGTGGAAGAAAAATCCTGAGAAGTTCACAGGTCATCCGAAGTTTCCAAATTATTCTCGTTCCACTGACAAACGAATCATTGAAATCTATCAAGTTCCAAAAGTGGATGATAACGGGTATTGGATGATTCCGATGAATGTTGCATTCAGAAAAAAGTTTGCTTCTATTAGAATACGTATGCCTAAAAACTTAAGAAATAAACAAATCTCCTACATTGAGATTGTACCGAAGCAAAAAGGTCGGTTCTTTGAGGTGCATTACACATATGAAATGCACGTTTCTCAAATGAAGAAGCAATCCACGACTACGAGTAACGCTTTGAGTTGCGATTTAGGTGTAGATAGATTAGTAAGTTGCGTGACAAATACAGGTGATGCATTTTTAATTGATGGGAAGAAATTAAAATCCATTAACCAGTACTTCAACAAAATGATACGTAATCTTCAACTGAAAAATGTGGAAAACGGACTTTCTAAACGAATTGTAACGAATAAAATGGCTGCATTTTGGCATAAACGAGAACGACAAATCAATGGTTACCTTTCACAAACGGTAGGCTTGTTGTTCAAAAAATTGAAAGAATTAGATATAGATACGATTGTTGTAGGGTATAACGCTGGTTGGAAACAAAAATCTGATATGGGGAAAAAGAATAATCAAAAGTTTGTTCAAATTCCATTTCATAAACTGATAGCAGCAATTGAGAATAAATGTGTAAAAGAAGGCATTCGTTTTTTAAAACAAGAAGAAAGCTATACTTCAAAAGCTAGTTTTCTTGATAAAGATCCGGTTCCAGTTTGGTCTAAGGATGATAGGAGGCAGTATCTCTTTAGTGGCAAACGAATCACTCGTGGTCTGTACCAAAGTAAAGCAGGGAAATGTATTCACGCTGATATTAATGGTGCATTGAATACATTACAAAAATCAAAAGTTGTAGAATGGGATGAAAATCTTAAAGTGAAAACGCCGATTCTATTAGAAGTACAAAAATGTAAGGCTGTTGCTTCGTGCATAGCTTAG
- the sspO gene encoding acid-soluble spore protein SspO yields the protein MGKRKANHTISGMNATSAQGQGAGYNEEFANENLTPAERQNNKKRKKNQ from the coding sequence ATGGGTAAACGAAAAGCAAATCATACTATTTCAGGAATGAATGCTACATCCGCACAAGGACAAGGTGCTGGTTATAACGAAGAGTTTGCAAATGAGAATTTAACTCCTGCAGAGCGACAAAATAATAAGAAACGTAAAAAGAACCAATAA
- the pdaB gene encoding polysaccharide deacetylase family sporulation protein PdaB, producing the protein MLKRKIFLFVFSLLCAVHIFQVEKVEAKMLLRKELEPTGYVTWEVPNNEKIIAITFDDGPDPTYTPQILNLLRQYKAEATFFMIGFRVQRNPYLVKQVLKEGHEIGNHTMNHLYASNSSDEKLENDILDGKKYFKKWVKEPLLFRPPGGYINDAVFKTAKEAGYQTVLWSWHQDPRDWANPGVGSIVNHVLKNAKSGDIVLLHDGGNDRSQTVSALAKILPELKKQGYRFVTVSELLRYKH; encoded by the coding sequence ATGTTAAAACGGAAAATTTTTCTATTCGTTTTTTCTTTACTATGCGCAGTACATATATTTCAAGTTGAAAAAGTGGAAGCGAAAATGTTGCTCAGAAAAGAGCTAGAACCAACTGGCTATGTAACATGGGAAGTACCTAATAATGAAAAGATTATTGCCATTACATTTGATGATGGACCAGATCCAACTTATACACCACAAATTTTAAATTTATTACGTCAATATAAAGCAGAAGCGACATTTTTTATGATTGGATTTCGAGTTCAGCGTAATCCATATTTAGTGAAACAAGTGTTAAAAGAGGGACATGAAATTGGAAATCATACGATGAATCATTTATATGCGAGTAATTCATCGGATGAAAAATTAGAAAATGATATTTTAGATGGAAAGAAATATTTTAAAAAATGGGTGAAAGAACCTTTGCTATTCCGTCCACCTGGCGGATATATTAACGATGCTGTATTTAAAACAGCTAAAGAAGCTGGGTATCAAACTGTTCTATGGTCGTGGCATCAAGACCCACGTGATTGGGCGAATCCTGGGGTTGGATCCATTGTAAATCATGTTCTGAAAAATGCTAAAAGTGGAGATATTGTATTGTTACATGATGGAGGAAATGATCGTAGTCAAACAGTATCGGCACTTGCAAAAATTTTGCCTGAGCTGAAAAAGCAGGGGTATCGATTTGTAACTGTTTCGGAATTATTACGTTATAAACATTAG
- a CDS encoding MFS transporter, producing MKGKLKHIHPLGMSIILGTLFARFATSMSIPFLAIYLTTVKGVSAGMTGAIIGTSALVGVFASFIGGNLSDRFGRKTIMIWSMIVWVFVFIGFSLADHVLSFFLLNALNGLCRSFFEPTSRALLSDLTKPEYRLLVYNLRYGAINVGVAIGPIVGLQIGSAKSTIPFLVAAGVYVLYTVILAFQFKKYPLQQKKVNKEKPVTMLNALRILRKDVVFLVALVGIILSNCGFSHLTTTVSQYFANAHIFQEGVKLFSYMLALNAVVVVVIQYPVIQMCKKYTPLASIMVGTLFVSGGLFGFGIAESTLGAAICTIIFTIGEVLMFSMTDVFIDDIAVPHLKGTYFGAMGFSGIGAVIGPWFGGVLLDYYGYQNGFVVFSALAIFSTVAFPVLLITKGLLKKRYDRNSNMEVHAK from the coding sequence ATGAAGGGGAAGTTAAAGCATATTCATCCACTTGGAATGAGTATTATTTTAGGGACATTGTTTGCTAGATTTGCTACTTCAATGAGTATTCCTTTTTTAGCAATTTATTTAACGACTGTTAAAGGTGTATCAGCTGGAATGACTGGTGCTATTATCGGAACGAGTGCACTTGTTGGAGTATTTGCTAGTTTTATTGGAGGGAATTTATCGGACCGATTCGGCCGGAAAACGATTATGATTTGGTCCATGATCGTTTGGGTGTTTGTATTTATAGGTTTTTCACTTGCAGATCATGTTTTAAGTTTCTTTTTATTAAATGCTTTGAATGGATTATGTAGGTCCTTTTTTGAACCGACGTCAAGAGCGTTATTATCAGATTTAACAAAACCAGAGTATCGTTTACTCGTATATAACTTACGATACGGTGCAATAAATGTTGGGGTTGCAATTGGACCAATTGTTGGATTACAAATTGGAAGCGCAAAATCTACAATTCCTTTTTTAGTAGCAGCAGGAGTATATGTTCTATATACAGTTATATTAGCGTTTCAATTCAAGAAATATCCACTGCAACAAAAGAAGGTTAATAAAGAAAAGCCTGTTACAATGCTAAATGCGCTGCGTATATTACGAAAGGATGTAGTATTTTTGGTTGCGTTAGTTGGCATTATTTTGAGTAATTGTGGGTTTTCACATTTAACGACGACAGTGTCTCAATATTTTGCAAATGCACATATATTTCAGGAGGGAGTGAAGCTGTTCTCATATATGCTCGCTTTAAATGCAGTTGTTGTAGTGGTTATCCAATACCCTGTTATTCAAATGTGCAAAAAGTATACACCATTAGCATCCATTATGGTTGGAACTTTATTTGTGAGCGGGGGATTGTTTGGGTTTGGAATAGCAGAATCTACGCTAGGTGCTGCCATTTGTACAATTATTTTTACAATTGGAGAAGTTCTCATGTTTTCAATGACGGATGTATTTATAGATGATATAGCTGTTCCACATTTAAAAGGGACATATTTTGGAGCAATGGGATTTTCGGGGATTGGAGCAGTAATAGGTCCATGGTTTGGGGGAGTACTTCTCGATTATTACGGGTACCAAAATGGATTTGTAGTATTTTCAGCACTAGCTATATTTTCAACTGTAGCGTTTCCTGTACTTTTAATTACAAAAGGTTTATTGAAAAAAAGATATGACAGAAATTCTAATATGGAAGTACATGCGAAATAA
- a CDS encoding 3'-5' exonuclease — MGNISLPLDYVVIDFETTGFNPYNDKIIQVAAVKYRNHELVDQFVSYVNPERPIPGRITSLTGITNYRVSDAPTIEEVLPLFLAFLHTNVIVAHNASFDMRFLKSNVNMLGLPEPKNKVIDTVFLAKKYMKHAPNHKLETLKRMLGIRLSSHNAFDDCITCAAVYQKCASIEEETKRKSNKDVLDETVVYEVLKEMLVRNKRNIEWIRYMNVGNYLDIKAFYPVMRLKVKGRKKYVLTDILEDDVKEICTSLQCEPALKSEAGNTRIMLNSVEDVLKLESYILEQYDFVLQALHDYKENETNADEKLKEYLNVMV, encoded by the coding sequence GTGGGGAATATATCCTTACCGTTAGATTATGTTGTAATTGATTTTGAAACAACAGGATTTAACCCTTATAATGATAAAATTATTCAAGTAGCAGCAGTGAAATATCGTAATCATGAGCTAGTAGATCAATTCGTGTCATACGTGAACCCAGAGCGTCCAATTCCAGGCCGAATTACGAGCTTAACAGGTATTACAAATTATCGTGTTTCAGATGCACCGACAATTGAAGAAGTGTTACCTTTATTTTTAGCATTTTTACATACAAATGTTATTGTGGCTCATAACGCTTCTTTTGATATGCGCTTTTTGAAAAGCAATGTCAATATGCTTGGATTACCGGAACCTAAAAATAAAGTGATTGATACTGTGTTTTTAGCAAAGAAATATATGAAGCACGCGCCTAATCATAAACTTGAAACGTTAAAGCGAATGCTTGGCATTCGTTTAAGTTCTCATAATGCATTTGATGATTGTATTACGTGTGCAGCTGTTTATCAAAAATGTGCATCTATTGAGGAAGAAACAAAGAGAAAATCAAATAAAGACGTACTTGATGAAACTGTGGTATATGAAGTATTAAAAGAAATGCTTGTACGAAATAAACGTAATATTGAATGGATTCGTTACATGAATGTAGGGAATTATTTAGATATAAAAGCTTTTTATCCGGTTATGAGATTAAAAGTAAAAGGTCGAAAGAAATATGTATTAACAGATATATTAGAAGATGATGTGAAAGAAATATGTACGAGCTTACAATGTGAACCGGCGTTAAAAAGTGAAGCTGGTAATACGAGAATTATGCTGAATAGCGTAGAAGATGTTTTAAAATTAGAAAGTTATATTTTAGAACAGTATGATTTCGTACTACAAGCGCTCCATGATTATAAAGAAAATGAAACGAATGCAGATGAAAAACTGAAAGAGTATTTAAATGTTATGGTATAA